In a genomic window of Plectropomus leopardus isolate mb chromosome 6, YSFRI_Pleo_2.0, whole genome shotgun sequence:
- the bmpr1ba gene encoding bone morphogenetic protein receptor type-1B translates to MPVQGERLKRCLSLCLWSRSPLLLLGLFSLHAQAQGNILDSMLLRASSKEAVESGKETSGSTAPALSSQRLLWCHCYHHCPEDSTNNTCRTDGYCFTMVEEEGGVPVQTAGCLGLVGSEFQCRDTGNARQRRSLECCTDQDYCNKNLHPTLPPLKPPLYVDGKIHHMALLISVTVCSIILAVIIVLCYFRYKRQESRPRYSIGLEQDETYIPPGESLRDLIEQSQSSGSGSGLPLLVQRTIAKQIHMVKQIGKGRYGEVWMGRWRGEKVAVKVFFTTEEASWFRETEIYQTVLMRHENILGFIAADIKGTGSWTQLYLITDYHENGSLYDYLKSTTLDNKAMLRLAYSSVSGLCHLHTEIFGTQGKPAIAHRDLKSKNILVKRNGTCCIADLGLAVKFISDTNEVDIPPNTRVGTKRYMPPEVLDETLNRSHFQSYIMADMYSFGLILWEIARRCVSGGILEEYQLPYHELVPTDPSYEDMREVVCIKRLRPSFPNRWTSDECLRQMGKLMTECWAHNPASRLTALRVKKTLAKMSESQDIKL, encoded by the exons GCAATATATTGGACAGTATGCTGCTGAGAGCATCCAGTAAGGAGGCAGTGGAGAGTGGGAAGGAGACTAGTGGCAGCACAGCTCCTGCTTTATCCTCCCAAAGACTACTGTGGTGTCACTGTTATCACCACTGCCCAGAAGATTCAACCAATAATACATGCAG GACGGATGGCTACTGTTTCACcatggtggaggaggagggaggagtgCCGGTCCAGACTGCAGGTTGCCTCGGGCTGGTGGGATCAGAATTTCAGTGCAGG GACACGGGGAACGCACGTCAGCGGAGATCACTGGAGTGCTGTACAGAccaagattactgtaacaaaaaCCTGCATCCTACACTGCCACCGCTCAAACCACCTC TCTATGTAGATGGGAAGATCCACCACATGGCCTTGCTGATCTCAGTCACTGTGTGCAGCATCATACTGGCTGTCATTATTGTTCTCTGCTACTTCAG ataCAAGCGTCAAGAGTCTCGTCCTCGGTACAGTATCGGTCTGGAGCAGGATGAGACCTACATTCCTCCTGGAGAATCTCTGAGGGATCTGATAGAGCAGTCGCAAAGCTCAGGCTCAGGCTCAGGGCTCCCTCTATTG GTGCAGCGAACGATAGCTAAGCAGATCCACATGGTGAAGCAGATAGGCAAGGGGAGATATGGAGAGGTGTGGATGGGCAGATGGAGGGGAGAAAAAGTGGCTGTTAAAGTTTTCTTCACCACTGAGGAGGCCAGTTGGTTCAGAGAGACTGAGATTTACCAGACTGTCCTAATGAGACATGAAAACATACTCG GTTTTATAGCTGCTGATATTAAAGGAACTGGCTCCTGGACTCAACTCTACCTAATCACAGACTACCATGAAAATGGCTCTTTGTATGACTACCTCAAATCCACCACTCTAGACAATAAAGCCATGCTGCGACTGGCCTACTCGTCAGTGTCGGGCCTTTGTCACCTCCACACTGAGATCTTTGGTACCCAGGGTAAACCTGCCATTGCCCACAGGGATCTGAAGAGTAAGAACATACTGGTAAAAAGAAATGGTACCTGCTGTATAGCCGACCTAGGACTGGCAGTCAAGTTTATCAG TGACACCAATGAGGTAGACATCCCTCCCAACACTAGAGTCGGAACAAAGCGCTACATGCCTCCAGAGGTTCTGGACGAGACTCTGAACAGAAGTCATTTTCAGTCGTACATCATGGCCGACATGTACAGCTTTGGGCTCATTCTCTGGGAGATCGCTCGGCGTTGTGTCTCAGGGG GGATCCTTGAAGAGTACCAGTTGCCGTACCACGAATTAGTTCCAACAGACCCCTCGTATGAAGACATGAGAGAGGTGGTCTGCATCAAGAGACTACGACCATCCTTTCCTAATCGATGGACCAGCGATGAg TGTTTGAGACAGATGGGGAAGCTGATGACAGAATGCTGGGCCCATAACCCGGCCTCCCGTCTCACAGCCCTACGGGTCAAAAAGACACTTGCCAAGATGTCAGAATCTCAGGACATCAAGCTGTGA